The following coding sequences are from one Anabas testudineus chromosome 16, fAnaTes1.2, whole genome shotgun sequence window:
- the LOC113169272 gene encoding calcium-dependent serine proteinase-like produces the protein MLRFSLLLLLFFHSASSKLLGWVESPGYPSGYLPHASLNWSRCASKGHTLSIRLIHLDLEDSQDCENDAVKVFSNGNLISVLCGNKEFEELQSTVNPLLVSASGGCLSLSFHSDFSNIQRHIGFRGFYSEQVSCSEDLSGLNEGDISSPSWPGPYAENANCQYTLSVEAHLQLELHFSEAFDVEQSTDGQCIDLLRIETPSGTLGPFCGDTPPLSPFHTHSHHAIIHFTSNGFGTNKGFTFHFQTRAVDCGFPDIPEDGILKVVGSNTQYKDQIQFNCSSKFYTLEGDDTYTCSASGAWVSDGGRTEMPKCNQICGIPAKNPASAGRILGGRNANLGEIPWHLLIKEPSRGGATLINDRWAVTAASFVEKAEESSLVLYGGLTDGRTTNNPHVSNVTVMESERIIIHPGYSRDTGHAERTNFDNDIALIRFSSRVNFGPNLLPICLPEVNRGMVENEQGTVSGWGMTESTVNPKKLVTSRVLKHAQIGVYPLEQCEITPNLETTGKRMVFTNNMFCAGAPGRDSCQKDSGGPFVTPLLSLNGGPYYLTGIVSWGPPCDQRMYKGYYTKVENYVDWIKETINKIETF, from the exons ATGTTAAGATTTAG TCTCCTGCTTCTCCTGTTTTTCCACTCAGCCTCTTCAAAGTTGCTGGGTTGGGTGGAGTCTCCAGGCTATCCCAGTGGATACTTGCCCCATGCCAGTCTTAACTGGAGCAGATGTGCCTCGAAAGGTCACACTCTCTCCATTAGGCTCATCCACCTGGACCTGGAGGACAGCCAGGACTGTGAAAACGATGCCGTAAAG GTCTTTTCAAATGGAAATTtaatttctgttctgtgtggCAACAAGGAATTTGAGGAGCTTCAGTCCACTGTAAATCCCTTGCTTGTCTCTGCTTCAGGaggctgtctgtctctttcttttcactctgACTTCTCAAACATCCAGAGGCACATAGGCTTCAGGGGCTTTTACTCTGAGCAGG TGAGTTGTTCAGAGGATCTGTCTGGGCTGAATGAAGGTGACATTTCCAGTCCATCCTGGCCGGGTCCATATGCAGAGAATGCCAACTGTCAGTACACCCTATCTGTGGAGGCCCACCTCCAGCTGGAGCTGCACTTCTCTGAGGCTTTTGATGTGGAGCAAAGCACTGATGGCCAATGCATAGACTTACTGAGG attgaGACTCCCTCTGGGACTCTGGGGCCATTCTGTGGTGACACGCCTCCCCTATCTCCCTTCCACACTCACTCGCATCATGCTATAATCCACTTCACCTCTAATGGCTTTGGCACAAACAAGGGCTTTACTTTTCACTTCCAGACCAGAG CTGTAGATTGCGGTTTTCCTGATATCCCAGAAGATGGCATCCTTAAGGTGGTGGGATCGAACACTCAGTACAAAGACCAGATCCAATTTAACTGCAGTTCCAAGTTCTACACACTGGAAGGAGATG aCACATACACTTGCAGCGCCAGTGGTGCTTGGGTATCAGATGGTGGGAGGACAGAGATGCCAAAATGCAACCAAA tttgtgggATACCTGCAAAAAACCCTGCAAGTGCAGGCAGAATTTTGGGTGGTCGCAATGCAAACCTGGGAGAAATACCTTGGCATCTCTTGATAAAAGAGCCCAGTAGAGGAGGAGCAACACTGATCAATGACCGATGGGCCGTCACAGCAGCTAGTTTTGTGGAAAAGGCAGAGGAAAGTTCTTTGGTCCTATATGGTGGACTGACAGATGGAAGAACAACAAACAATCCACATGTATCTAATGTAACTGTCATGGAGAGTGAGAGGATTATTATTCATCCTGGATACTCCAGAGACACTGGTCATGCTGAACGCACCAATTTTGACAATGATATTGCTCTTATTAGATTCTCTTCCAGGGTGAATTTTGGCCCAAATCTTCTTCCCATTTGTCTGCCAGAGGTAAACAGGGGCATGGTGGAAAATGAACAGGGCACAGTTTCAGGGTGGGGGATGACAGAAAGTACTGTAAACCCCAAAAAGCTGGTCACATCTCGTGTGTTAAAACACGCTCAGATTGGGGTCTACCCCCTTGAACAGTGTGAGATTACACCTAACCTTGAAACTACAGGTAAGCGCATGGTTTTTACCAATAACATGTTCTGTGCTGGAGCACCAGGGAGAGACAGCTGCCAGAAAGACAGTGGAGGTCCATTTGTTACACCTCTATTGTCTCTAAATGGAGGGCCTTATTATCTGACTGGCATTGTGTCCTGGGGACCCCCTTGTGATCAGAGGATGTACAAGGGTTATTACACCAAGGTGGAGAACTATGTTGACTGGATTAAggagacaataaataaaatagaaacattttag
- the LOC113169085 gene encoding LOW QUALITY PROTEIN: uncharacterized protein LOC113169085 (The sequence of the model RefSeq protein was modified relative to this genomic sequence to represent the inferred CDS: inserted 2 bases in 1 codon; deleted 1 base in 1 codon): MMLRLSLLLLLFFHSASSTLLGWVESPGYPSGYLPHASLNWSRCAPKGHTLSIRLIHLDLEDSQDCENDAVKVFSNGKLISVLCGKKDFEELQSTVNPLLVSASGGCLSLSFHSDFSNIQRHTGFKGFYTVQDYDECKDDPENGCTQFCHNFIGGYHCSCRHGYHMDVDKHTCTVSCSEDLSGLNEGDISSPSWPGPYAENANCQYTLSVEAHLQLELHFSEAFDVEQSTDGQCIDTLRIETPTGTLGPFCGHTPPPSPFLTHTHHAIIHFNSDSFGKNKGFTFHFKTKDKVCPAAVSSHSTVSPQKPEYNQGDTVTVKCDIGHVLYTENDAKILSSEYETTCHSTGVWTPHYPCEPVDCGFPDIPEDGVLKVVGSHTQYKDQIQFNCSSKFYTLEGDDTYTCSASGDWVSDGGRTEMPKCNPICGIPAKNPASAGRILGGHNANLGEIPWHLLIKEPSRGGATLINDRWAVTAAHVVEKTEESSLVLYGGLTDGRTTNNPQSSNVAVMESERIIIHPGYTRDTGHAERTNFDNDIALIRFSSRVNFGPNLLPICLPEVNRGMVENEQGTVSGWGMTESTVNPKNMVTSRVLKHAQIGVYPLEQCRNTPNLETTGKRMVFTNNMFCAGAPGRDSCQKDSGGPFVLPMLSANGGPYYLTGIVSWGPPCDQRMYKGYYTKVENYVDWIKETINRIDSSEILETTDFVTLMFHLNVRHLLLQQWISSLXDIFNSAMRWTFCVIWFLYVSVGECWDPSDAQPAMYGEVQSPQYPKPYPPNLQEQWDLSVPEGYQIRLTFTHMDIEPSAGCYYDSLTILHDGKVLEKFCGFENSADGHHPGNHPILSPGNRLTLIFQSDSNNPERHQNVGFSAHYQAIDIDECSAPTPADGSGPLCDQICLNTLGSYLCSCHHGYELRSDERSCVLSCTGGIFDEPRGHLLSPGYPNSPPHGVSCQYIIAVERGFTISLNFSDTFQIESVDTEQGRTCPHHWLQVTVPGRKPTKLCGAESPGLMVVNSNTVQLDYKTDDEGQSNGWSLEYNTHRVSCPLPGSVARGRVTPLMTEYLYRDHIFVRCDDGYKLMMDGQEIESFNTMCQSNGQWHLPLPECHIIDCGEPKPLLNGGVTFLSGSQNQYLSVIQYHCNEPFYSLAGDINAQLTCDKERRWTSNTVFPICIPVCGKPTTRISAYQRIIGGSDAPDNTIPWQVMMNIEGGRGGGIVIADRWIMTAAHVVSNQGVTASSDTVRVYTGLTDIKRDMSSPVYAASVHVHPQYNNPNYVDYNNDIALIKLRDPITFDSSVMPVCLPAEGATYQTGNMGLVSGFGITKTNDSRMVLTNKLKYVYVPLVDQETCTNSIKVAKTKLTNIPSLTNNMFCAGIPEGGKDSCQGDAGGPFVLSDSGRYWAAGIVSWGVECGQQGTYGVYTKVTNYLNWIHKTMQEN; the protein is encoded by the exons ATGATGTTAAGATTAAG TCTCCTGCTTCTCCTGTTTTTCCACTCTGCCTCTTCAACGCTGCTGGGTTGGGTGGAGTCTCCAGGCTATCCCAGTGGATACTTGCCCCATGCCAGTCTAAACTGGAGCAGATGTGCCCCGAAAGGTCACACTCTCTCCATTAGGCTCATCCACCTGGACCTGGAGGACAGCCAGGACTGTGAAAATGATGCCGTAAAG GTCttttcaaatggaaaattaatttctgttctgtgtggCAAAAAGGACTTTGAGGAGCTTCAGTCCACTGTAAATCCCTTGCTTGTCTCTGCTTCAGGaggctgtctctctctttcttttcactctgACTTCTCAAACATTCAGAGGCACACCGGCTTCAAGGGTTTTTACACAGTCCAAG ACTATGATGAGTGTAAGGACGACCCAGAGAATGGATGCACCCAGTTCTGTCACAACTTCATCGGAGGGTACCACTGCTCATGTCGCCATGGTTACCACATGGATGTAGACAAGCATACTTGCACAG TGAGTTGTTCAGAGGATCTGTCCGGGCTGAATGAAGGTGACATTTCCAGTCCATCCTGGCCGGGTCCATATGCAGAGAATGCCAACTGTCAGTACACCCTGTCTGTGGAGGCCCACCTCCAACTGGAGCTGCACTTCTCTGAGGCTTTCGATGTGGAGCAAAGCACTGATGGCCAATGCATAGACACACTGAGG attgAGACTCCCACTGGGACTTTGGGGCCATTCTGTGGTCACACACCTCCCCCATCTCCCTTCCTCACTCACACGCATCATGCCATAATCCACTTCAACTCTGATAGCTTTGGCAAAAACAAGGGCTTTACTTTCCACTTTAAGACCAAAG ACAAGGTCTGTCCAGCAGCAGTATCTTCACACTCCACTGTGAGCCCTCAGAAACCAGAATATAATCAGGGTGATACAGTGACTGTAAAGTGCGACATTGGCCATGTTCTCTATACT GAGAATGATGCCAAGATCCTTTCATCGGAGTATGAAACAACATGCCATAGTACAGGTGTATGGACCCCCCATTACCCCTGTGAAC CCGTGGATTGCGGTTTTCCTGATATCCCAGAAGATGGCGTCCTTAAGGTGGTGGGATCGCACACTCAGTACAAAGACCAGATCCAATTTAACTGCAGCTCCAAGTTCTACACACTGGAAGGAGATG aCACATACACTTGCAGCGCCAGTGGTGATTGGGTATCAGATGGTGGGAGGACAGAGATGCCAAAATGCAACCCAA tttgtgggATACCTGCAAAAAACCCTGCAAGTGCAGGCAGAATTTTGGGAGGTCACAATGCAAACCTGGGAGAAATACCTTGGCATCTCTTGATAAAAGAGCCCAGTAGAGGAGGAGCAACACTGATCAATGACCGATGGGCCGTCACAGCAGCCCATGTGGtggaaaagacagaggaaagttCTTTGGTCCTATATGGTGGACTGACAGATGGAAGAACAACAAACAATCCACAATCATCTAATGTAGCTGTCATGGAGAGTGAGAGGATTATTATTCATCCTGGATACACCAGAGACACTGGTCATGCTGAACGCACCAATTTTGACAATGATATTGCTCTTATTAGATTCTCTTCCAGGGTAAATTTTGGCCCAAATCTTCTTCCCATTTGTCTGCCAGAGGTAAACAGGGGCATGGTGGAAAATGAACAGGGCACAGTTTCAGGCTGGGGGATGACAGAAAGTACTGTAAACCCCAAAAATATGGTCACATCTCGTGTGTTAAAACACGCTCAGATTGGGGTCTACCCCCTTGAACAGTGTAGGAATACACCTAACCTTGAAACTACAGGTAAGCGCATGGTTTTTACCAACAACATGTTCTGTGCTGGAGCACCAGGGAGAGACAGCTGCCAGAAAGACAGTGGAGGTCCATTTGTTTTACCTATGTTGTCTGCAAATGGAGGGCCCTATTATCTGACTGGCATTGTGTCCTGGGGACCCCCTTGTGATCAGAGGATGTACAAGGGTTATTACACCAAGGTGGAGAACTATGTTGACTGGATTAAGGAGACAATAAATAGAATTGATTCATCTGAGAT ACTGGAAACGACAGACTTTGTGACATTAATGTTTCACTTGAATGTGAGACATTTGCTCCTGCAACAGTGGATCAGTTCACT GGATATATTTAATTCAGCGATGCGGTGGACTTTTTGTGTCATCTG GTTTCTGTATGTCTCAGTGGGTGAGTGCTGGGATCCGTCCGATGCCCAGCCTGCGATGTATGGGGAGGTTCAGTCCCCGCAGTATCCCAAGCCTTACCCTCCCAACCTGCAGGAGCAGTGGGACCTCAGTGTACCTGAGGGCTACCAGATCCGACTGACCTTCACACACATGGATATTGAACCTTCTGCAGGCTGCTACTACGATTCCCTTACA ATTCTCCATGATGGAAAAGTCCTGGAAaagttttgtggttttgagaATTCTGCTGATGGGCATCACCCTGGCAACCACCCCATCCTGTCTCCAGGCAACAGACTCACCCTTATATTCCAGTCGGACAGCAACAACCCCGAGCGCCACCAGAACGTGGGCTTCTCTGCTCACTACCAGGCAATAG ACATAGACGAGTGTTCTGCACCCACACCAGCAGATGGCTCAGGTCCACTGTGCGATCAGATTTGTCTGAACACTCTTGGTTCATACCTctgctcctgtcatcatggtTACGAGCTTCGTTCAGACGAGcgctcctgtgtgt TATCCTGCACTGGTGGTATTTTTGACGAGCCACGAGGACATCTGTTGAGTCCAGGATACCCTAACTCCCCACCTCATGGTGTGTCCTGCCAATACATTATTGCTGTAGAACGTGGTTTCACTATCAGCCTCAACTTCTCTGACACTTTCCAAATCGAGAGCGTCGACACTGAGCAAGGCAGAACCTGCCCTCATCACTGGTTGCAG GTGACTGTTCCAGGCAGAAAACCCACAAAGCTGTGTGGTGCAGAGAGTCCAGGTCTGATGGTTGTTAACTCCAACACTGTCCAACTGGACTACAAAACCGATGATGAA GGCCAGAGCAACGGCTGGAGCCTGGAGTACAACACCCACA GAGTGAGCTGCCCGTTACCTGGAAGTGTAGCTAGAGGCAGGGTCACTCCTTTGATGACGGAATATTTATACAGAGATCACATCTTTGTGCGCTGTGACGATGGCTACAAGCTGATGATG GATGGTCAAGAGATTGAGAGCTTCAATACCATGTGCCAAAGCAATGGGCAGTGGCACCTCCCTCTCCCAGAATGCCACA TAATTGATTGTGGAGAACCCAAACCTTTGCTGAATGGAGGGGTGACCTTCCTGTCGGGCTCTCAGAATCAGTACCTTTCTGTTATTCAGTATCATTGTAACGAACCGTTTTACTCTCTCGCTGGGGACATAAATG CTCAGTTAACCTGTGACAAAGAAAGAAGGTGGACCTCAAACACTGTCTTTCCAATTTGCATACCAG TTTGTGGCAAGCCAACAACACGCATCTCTGCCTATCAGAGAATCATTGGAGGCAGTGATGCTCCCGACAACACCATCCCCTGGCAAGTAATGATGAATatagagggaggaagaggaggaggcatCGTAATTGCAGACCGCTGGATCATGACTGCAGCTCATGTTGTATCAAATCAGGGAGTAACAGCATCAAGTGATACAGTACGA GTTTACACAGGACTGACAGATATTAAAAGAGACATGAGTTCTCCTGTGTATGCTGCCTCTGTCCACGTTCACCCTCAGTACAACAACCCCAATTATGTCGACTACAACAATGACATTGCATTGATCAAACTGCGAGATCCCATCACTTTTGACTCCTCTGTAATGCCAGTGTGTTTACCAGCAGAGGGTGCAACTTACCAAACTGGCAACATGGG ACTGGTGTCAGGATTTggaattacaaaaacaaatgacagccGGATGGTTTTAACAAATAAGCTGAAGTATGTGTACGTCCCTTTGGTCGACCAGGAGACGTGCACTAATTCAATCAAAGTGGCGAAGACGAAACTTACCAACATACCAAGCCTGACAAATAACATGTTTTGCGCTGGAATCCCCGAAGGTGGGAAAGACTCCTGCCAAGGAGACGCTGGAGGTCCCTTTGTCCTGAGTGACAGTGGACGGTACTGGGCTGCTGGGATTGTCAGCTGGGGGGTTGAGTGTGGGCAGCAGGGAACATATGGAGTCTATACCAAAGTCACCAACTACCTGAACTGGATCCACAAGACCATGCAGGAGaactaa
- the LOC113169285 gene encoding complement C1r subcomponent-like, whose protein sequence is MTRFCCIIWLFSFAVWGGSRLVDSVPAMHGEVQSPQYPRPYPPNLMRQWDLWVPEGFQIQLTLKHLDIKTSDGCHQDSLTVLYDQKVLGKFCGQGSSSNHPSKKPILSPGNRLTLIFQTSDSTPEQQQHIGFSATHKAIATHCGEPEPLLNGRVTFLSGSQNQYLSVIQYHCNEPFYYLAGDINATFTCQADGKWKSNHNSDVTPTCIPVCGQPTKSIVVYQRIIGGSDAPDNTIPWQVMLNLGRARGGGMIIADRWIMTAASVVSIRGVTASNDTVKIYTGVTDIKRDMSSPVYAASVHVHPQYNNDVDYNNDIALIKLRDPITFNSSVMPVCLPAAGATYQTGTMGLVSGFGITKADDWRVMSIKLKYVYIPLVDQETCTNSVNLMRRNDRTGLTNNMFCAGLPEGGKDSCSGDSGGPFVLSDSGRYWAAGIVSWGFDCGQQGTYGVYTKVTNYLNWIHKTMQEN, encoded by the exons ATGACTCGGTTCTGCTGCATCATCTG GTTATTTAGTTTTGCTGTGTGGGGGGGCTCGAGGTTGGTTGACTCTGTGCCTGCAATGCATGGGGAGGTCCAGTCCCCCCAGTATCCACGGCCCTACCCTCCTAACCTGATGAGGCAGTGGGACCTCTGGGTTCCTGAGGGCTTCCAGATCCAGTTGACTCTGAAACACCTGGATATTAAAACTTCTGACGGCTGCCATCAAGACTCTCTTACA gTTCTCTATGATCAAAAGGTTTTGGGGAAGTTTTGTGGTCAGGGAAGTTCTTCTAATCACCCAAGCAAAAAGCCGATTCTTTCTCCAGGCAACAGACTTACGTTAATTTTCCAAACAAGTGACTCCACTCCAGAGCAACAACAGCACATCGGTTTCTCTGCTACCCACAAGGCAATAG CAACTCATTGTGGAGAACCTGAACCTTTGCTGAATGGACGGGTGACCTTCCTGTCAGGCTCTCAGAATCAGTACCTTTCTGTTATTCAGTATCATTGTAACGAACCATTTTATTATCTCGCTGGGGACATAAATG CTACGTTCACCTGTCAAGCAGATGGAAAATGGAAATCCAATCACAATAGTGACGTTACACCAACATGCATACCAG TTTGTGGCCAACCAACAAAAAGTATCGTTGTCTATCAGAGAATCATTGGAGGCAGTGATGCTCCAGACAACACCATCCCCTGGCAAGTGATGCTTAATCTAGGTAGAGCAAGAGGAGGAGGCATGATAATTGCAGACCGCTGGATCATGACTGCAGCTAGTGTTGTATCAATAAGGGGAGTAACAGCATCAAATGATACAGTAAAA ATTTACACAGGAGTGACAGATATTAAAAGAGACATGAGTTCTCCTGTGTATGCTGCCTCTGTCCATGTTCACCCTCAATACAACAATGATGTCGACTACAACAATGACATTGCATTGATCAAACTGCGAGATCCCATCACTTTTAACTCCTCTGTAATGCCAGTGTGTTTGCCAGCAGCGGGCGCAACTTACCAAACTGGCACCATGGG ACTGGTGTCAGGCTTTGGAATTACAAAAGCAGATGACTGGAGGGTTATGTCAATTAAGCTGAAATATGTGTACATCCCTTTGGTCGACCAGGAGACGTGCACTAATTCAGTCAATTTGATGAGGAGGAACGACAGAACAGGCCTGACAAATAACATGTTTTGCGCTGGACTCCCCGAAGGTGGGAAAGACTCCTGctcaggagacagtggaggTCCCTTTGTCCTGAGTGACAGTGGACGGTACTGGGCTGCTGGGATTGTCAGCTGGGGGTTTGATTGTGGGCAGCAGGGAACATATGGAGTCTATACCAAAGTCACCAACTACCTGAACTGGATCCACAAGACCATGCAGGAGaactaa